GCCCAGCTCGGCCCGGGTCTGCTTGATCTCGGCGCGCAACGCCACCAGATCCGGTTTGGCGGTAGTCCCGTTACTTTCGCTCATGCCCGTCCACGCTCCACCGCGCTCTTGACCTCGTCGACATCGGCTTTCAAGCCCTCGATCGCGGCCTGCGGCTCGGCCGGCGTGGCCCGGCGGAACTGGGAGCGGCCGATCAGCGCCAGGACGCCGGCGATCAGGAAGACCGCCACGGTGACCGTCAGGCCGGCCAGCCAGAGCGGCCAGACCAGGCTCAGGGCGATGATCGCGGTCGCGATCAGGGCACCCACACCGTATCCGGCGAACACGCCCGCGCCGCCGAACAGGCCGGCGCCGATCCCGGCGTGTTTACCCTTCTCCGCGAGCTCGGCCTTGGCCAGGGTCAACTCGTCCCGGACCAGTTTGCTGAGCTGTTCGCCGGCGCGCTGCACCAGCTCCGCGGTGGACTGCTCGGACAACGGTCGGGTCGCCCGCCCGTTGAGCAGATCGGCCATCGTTCCCCCTTTCGCTGTGTCGTTTATGCCCTGTTCACCTGCCGCTCAATCCTGAAACTCCGGCAGCGGTCGGAACAGTGTCACCGTGCCCCTCCGCGCCCCCGAAGGCCGCGCCCCGCGCCTCCGCGTCGTCACCGCCGCTGAACACCCGGGAGTCCGGGGAGACGTCCGCCCTCCGAGACTGCCGCACCCGCGCCACCCCGTCGTCCATCTCGTCCAGCTGGGCGCGCATCCGGGGCAGGCCGCCACGCTGGTTCTCCCACATCCAGCCGACCAGCTGCTCCCGGACCAGGCAGCGCAGATCCCACAGGGCGCCCGCGTCGGCCGCGCTGATCAGGGCCCGCAGCCGGATCATCCCGCCGATCGCCTCGGTCACCTGGAGCACGCAGACCCGCTGGTCCCACAGCTCGGATCCCTCGCAGACCCGGCGCAGCTCGGCGCGCAGCGGCTCGATCGGGGTGGACCAGTCCACGTCGATCTCCGCCGTGCCGAGCACCGCCGAACTGGACCGGGTCCAGTTCTGGAACGGCTTGGTGGTGAAATACGAGGTGGGCAGGATGAGCCGCCGGTCATCCCAGATCTGCACCGCGACGTAGGTCAGCGTGATCTCCTCGATCCGCCCCCACTCCTGCTCCACCACGACCACGTCGTCCACCCGGATCGCGTCGCTGAACGCCAGCTGGATCCCGGCGAAGACGTTGCCGAGCGTGCTCTGCGCGGCGAGCGCCGCGATCACGCTGACCAGTCCCGCCGAGGCGAGCACGCTGGCGCCCAGCGCCCGGATGTCCGGGAACGTCATCAGCATGACGCCGGCGGTCAGGACCACGATGGCCGCCACGGTGACCCGGCGCAGCATCACCACCTGGGTCTTGAGCCGCCGGCGGCGCAGATTGTCCGGTACGTCGGTGCGCCACCGGGCCAGCGCCAGGTCCTCACACACCAGCAGCAACGCGGCCACCAGCCAGCCGAACGAGGCGATGCAGAGCAGCACCAGCGCGTGCACCACGCCGGACCGGCCCGGGAAGTCCCCGGCGAACACCCGGATCGCCTGCTGGACGGCGACGAGTGTGGCGGTGACCAGGAACGGGCGGTGCATGGTCTTGGCCAGCTCGGCGGCGAGCGCCGACCGGCGGCCGACCCGGAGCATCACCCGGTGCGCCGCCTCGACGACCACGACGGCCGCGACGGCGGCCCCCGTGACCCCGAGCACGGCGGTCAGAACGCTGGACACGGACTTTCCTCTCCACGGTCGAGTGTTGTGCCAGCGCTCCAACTTGCCCTGGTTGGTGCCGGGCACACACCCGTTCTGGCGGATGTCGGATACAGCTCACACCCGCCGTCGCGGAGTGTCTGTCAGATCTTGCGGTACTTCGCCTGTGCCATGCAGTACACCCCGAAGGCCGCGATACCCAGCGCGATCAGGCCCAGCAGCCAGACGCCCCACGGGTGGCCGGCCAGCGTCTTCAGGGCCGCGTCCAGGCCGCGCGCCTTGTTCGGGTCGAAGGTCGCCGCCGCGGTGACGAAGAGGATCCCGGCGATCGCGTAGGCGACACCCTTGGCCATGTAGCCGCCCATGCCCAGCCGGATGATCGGCTGCCGGGTGGTCTGCGGCATCTGCTGGGTGTTCAGGTGCTTGGTGAACTTGCGCTTGAAGCCGTAGACGAAGATCCCGATCCCGACGCCGACGACCACGACGCCGACCAGGCCGACCAGGAAGCGGCCGCCACCGGACTGCATCAGCCCGGCCGACTTGCTCTCCGAGTTGTCGCCCATCGAAGCGTTCGCGCCCTGGACCACTTTGATCGCGATCCAGCCCAGGTAGACGTAGAGGACCGCCCGGATCCCGGAGATGACCCGCTCGGCGATCGCGCTCTTGGTCCGCTCGCCGCTCTCCCCGACGACCGCCTCGAAGAGCTGCCAGAGCGCCATGGCGAACAGGCCGATCGCGATGATCACCAGCAGCGTCTTGCCGAACGGGCGGCTGGCCAGCTCCTGGAGCGCGCCGGACTGGTCGCTCTCCTTGCCCGAGCTGCCGAGGGCGACCTGGAGGGCGATCCAGGCGAAGAGCAGGTGGATGATGCCGTACCCGACGAAGCCGCCCCGGGCCAGGAACTCCAAGGGCTTGCTGTCCGCCGCGCGCGACGCGTGATATTTGACGTTCGAGGTGGTGGAGGACATGCCCCTCAATGTGACCGGACGGGCCCTCCGCCAAACTCGCGTGCTATTTCGAGACCTGTACCTGGATCGCGCTCTTCGTCACGCTCGACAGGGAGAACTGGAGTCCGCCGACCTCGACCGCCTGCTGCCCCTTGGTCAGGGTGACCTGCTGGCCGGCCACCTCCAGGGTGACCGTGTCGTCGTCGGCGCTGACGAACTCGGCCTCCACCCCGAGCACCTCGACGCTGGCGTTGGTGTCGCGCTGGAGGGTGACCGTGCACTGGTCGACGCCGCAGCTCACGTCGTCACTGCACCCGGTGAGCAGGGCCGCCCCGAGGGCGGCGGAGACCAGGAGGGCGGCGGCGCGGCGGCGAGGCATGAAGATCAACACCCTTTTCACGGTACGGAGTATCAGCAACCGTACGCTGTGGATCAACCTGGAGGAGGCTGTTCGTGAGCGAGTACCCGGTCCACGACAACACCGCGGCGCACCGATTCGAACTGCTGGTGGACGGCGAGGTGGCGGCGCTGGCCAGCTATCGGCTGCGCGGCACCGACGTGGTGGACGTGCTGCACACCGAGACCCACCCGGACATGCGGGGGCGCGGCCTGGCGGGGGAGCTGGCGCGCCAGACGCTGGACCTGATCCGCTCCCGTGGGCAGCGGATCGTGCCGTCCTGCCCGTTCTTCGCCCACTACCTGACCGAACACCCGGAATACACCGACCTGGTCGCCAACTGATCAGTCCCCGCCCGCCCAGGGGGCGCCAGCCCATCAACCAGTCTGCCCGCAATCGCCAAGATCCCGCACGACCCCTGTGGACAACCGGGAAGCGCCGCGACCCCACCCGCGCATGCACCCCCATTGGCGGCGCGGGTGGGGTCGCGGAGCGTCAGGCGGCGATCGGCTCCGGCACGACCGCGCCCGCGATCAGTTCCGCCGCGGCCTGCCCGCACGCGCGGGTCGCGCCGAACGTCGCCAGGTGCACGCCGCCGACCACCTTGATCGGGATGCCCATCTCCACCACGATCGCGTCCGGGCGTACCTCGAGCACCCGGTCCAGGGTGTCCTCGATCCACCGGTGCCGGTGCACGTCCCGGACCACCAGCACGAGCGGCCGCCCGGCCGCGCCGGCCAGCAGCGTGCCGACCGGGTCGCCGAGTGCCGCCAGGTCGTCC
Above is a genomic segment from Actinoplanes ianthinogenes containing:
- a CDS encoding GNAT family N-acetyltransferase; this translates as MSEYPVHDNTAAHRFELLVDGEVAALASYRLRGTDVVDVLHTETHPDMRGRGLAGELARQTLDLIRSRGQRIVPSCPFFAHYLTEHPEYTDLVAN
- a CDS encoding phage holin family protein yields the protein MADLLNGRATRPLSEQSTAELVQRAGEQLSKLVRDELTLAKAELAEKGKHAGIGAGLFGGAGVFAGYGVGALIATAIIALSLVWPLWLAGLTVTVAVFLIAGVLALIGRSQFRRATPAEPQAAIEGLKADVDEVKSAVERGRA
- a CDS encoding mechanosensitive ion channel family protein, yielding MSSVLTAVLGVTGAAVAAVVVVEAAHRVMLRVGRRSALAAELAKTMHRPFLVTATLVAVQQAIRVFAGDFPGRSGVVHALVLLCIASFGWLVAALLLVCEDLALARWRTDVPDNLRRRRLKTQVVMLRRVTVAAIVVLTAGVMLMTFPDIRALGASVLASAGLVSVIAALAAQSTLGNVFAGIQLAFSDAIRVDDVVVVEQEWGRIEEITLTYVAVQIWDDRRLILPTSYFTTKPFQNWTRSSSAVLGTAEIDVDWSTPIEPLRAELRRVCEGSELWDQRVCVLQVTEAIGGMIRLRALISAADAGALWDLRCLVREQLVGWMWENQRGGLPRMRAQLDEMDDGVARVRQSRRADVSPDSRVFSGGDDAEARGAAFGGAEGHGDTVPTAAGVSGLSGR
- a CDS encoding DUF1206 domain-containing protein: MSSTTSNVKYHASRAADSKPLEFLARGGFVGYGIIHLLFAWIALQVALGSSGKESDQSGALQELASRPFGKTLLVIIAIGLFAMALWQLFEAVVGESGERTKSAIAERVISGIRAVLYVYLGWIAIKVVQGANASMGDNSESKSAGLMQSGGGRFLVGLVGVVVVGVGIGIFVYGFKRKFTKHLNTQQMPQTTRQPIIRLGMGGYMAKGVAYAIAGILFVTAAATFDPNKARGLDAALKTLAGHPWGVWLLGLIALGIAAFGVYCMAQAKYRKI